From the genome of Euwallacea similis isolate ESF13 chromosome 24, ESF131.1, whole genome shotgun sequence, one region includes:
- the LOC136416760 gene encoding non-structural maintenance of chromosomes element 4 homolog A-like, with amino-acid sequence MEIENQENSTTTSLRTSQQRKAIYRKLLNEVEDIQDADQSYLKIASKVGDILQEINTLDREVKIEEKLGNADETLLDFTVLSSAGKILKQCVESLDVYTCTYEPGDFAQNVVSYISTEDDKNPIDITLLLNKARTVIPEVPKYMYVYGTYDVNNPPVPKPKKERQKIVKQKLIKKEPEKVTNLKQNVESIEQTVKILYDILEDAYIHNQMKPINYYDYIIDTTSYSSTIENMFHFSFLIRDGKAQLELDKKGTPVIKPIKKKVLSEFRASGGKNAQIIACFTMDIWEQYKKEGLIQRKKKTRN; translated from the exons ATGGAAATAGAGAATCAGGAAAACAGCACTACTACATCTTTGAGGACATCACAACAAAGAAAGGcaatttatcgaaaattattaaatgaagtGGAAGACATTC aggATGCTGATCAATCCTATCTAAAGATTGCAAGCAAAGTTGGTGACATTTTGCAAGAAATAAATACCCTTGATCGTGAAGttaaaatagaagaaaaactTGGAAATGCTGATGAAACATTGTTGGATTTTACGGTACTGTCCTCAGctggtaaaatattaaaacaatgtGTAGAAAGTTTAGATGTTTACACTTGCACATATGAACCGGGGGATTTTGCCCAAAATGTG GTGTCCTACATTAGCACAGAGGATGACAAAAACCCAATCGATATAACtctgttattaaataaagCGAGAACAGTAATCCCGGAAGTACCGAAGTACATGTATGTGTATGGGACGTATGATGTAAACAATCCTCCTGTCCCCAAGCCAAAGAAGGAACGGCAAAAAATcgttaaacaaaaattgatcaaGAAAGAGCCTGAAAAAGTGAccaatttgaagcaaaatgtGGAAAGTATAGAACAGACAGTAAAAATTCTATATGACATACTTGAAGATGCCTATATTCATAATCAAATGAAGCCTATTAACTACTACGACTATATTATAGATACAACCAGTTATTCGTCCactatagaaaatatgtttcatttttcatttttgatccGAGATGGCAAAGCACAATTAGAATTGG ATAAGAAAGGCACTCCTGTAATAAAGCCaatcaagaaaaaagttttgtcgGAGTTTAGGGCAAGTGGTGGAAAGAATGCACAAATTATTGCATGTTTTACCATGGATATTTGGGAG caataCAAGAAAGAAGGCTTAATCCAACGTAAGaagaaaacaagaaattaa
- the eIF2Bbeta gene encoding translation initiation factor eIF2B subunit beta isoform X1, which translates to MGTQNFQDLADVIKLISDIKHRNIFSSHDIALRTERLLENLISHGNWSSASELMELIIRRIKCISQSLPIEATATNIMRHILKVIREEFEVASKKKGESHSLHQLVTGASSNVLDYTQNLSSLKEALLDHLSEYKTELETSAENIAAQASEHIHSNETILTFGTSKTVKMFLKSASKKRSFNVIVVEGAPLYLGHSLAVSLAKNNIQTTVIPDSAVFGMMSRVNKVIIGTHTVLANGGLRAASGIHVVALAAKHYSIPVMVLSHMYKFTPVYLGSNDHEAFNATASPASLIPYSSGQVLNKAEIANTVFDYVPPELVTVFITHQGGNSPSYVYRLLSEVYHPDDYDI; encoded by the exons ATGGGAacccaaaattttcaagacCTCGCagatgtaataaaattaataagtgaTATAAAACATAG GAACATATTTAGCTCTCATGACATAGCTCTGAGAACAGAAAGACTCTTAGAGAATCTAATTTCACATGGAAATTGGTCAAGTGCGTC ggAGCTAATGGAATTAATTATAAGAAGAATTAAATGTATTTCACAAAGTTTGCCAATAGAAGCGACTGCCACAAACATTATGAGACACATTTTGAAAGTTATAAGAGAAGAATTTGAAGTCGCCTCAAAG AAAAAAGGCGAATCACATTCACTGCATCAACTAGTAACAGGGGCGTCTTCGAATGTTCTGGACTATACCCAGAATTTATCGAGCCTTAAGGAAGCTTTGTTAGACCATTTATCTGAATATAAAACTGAACTAGAAACCAG TGCAGAAAATATTGCAGCCCAAGCATCAGAACATATTCATAGCAATGAAACTATACTCACTTTCGGAACGTCGAAGACcgttaaaatgtttttaaagtcTGCTTCAAAGAAAAGGTCATTTAACGTAATTGTAGTGGAAGGCGCTCCGTTATATCTG GGTCACTCCTTAGCTGTTAGCttggcaaaaaataatattcaaacgACAGTAATACCAGATTCCGCAGTTTTTGGCATGATGTCCAGAGTAAATAAAGTGATCATTGGAACTCATACAGTCTTGGCTAATGGTGGTCTAAGAGCAGCGAGTGGAATTCATGTTGTCGCATTAGCGGCTAAACATTACTCAATTCCG GTTATGGTTTTATCCCATATGTATAAATTTACCCCAGTCTATTTGGGTTCAAATGATCACGAAGCGTTCAATGCGACTGCCTCCCCGGCAAGCCTTATTCCGTATTCTTCAGGTCAAGTACTTAATAAAGCTGAAATTGCCAATACGGTGTTCGATTATGTACCTCCCGAATTGGTCACCGTATTTATCACACATCA
- the CycK gene encoding cyclin-K has translation MPGWYYDKKELRNTPSIAAGLDYKSEMRYRKEGARFIIDTGMKMDLGYNTTATGVVYFHRFYMFHSFQQFPRYVTACCCLFLAGKVEETPKKCKDIIKIARNFLTDQKFTIFGNDPKEEVMTLERILLQTIKFDLQVEHPYQFLLKYAKCLKGDKPKLQKMVQMAWTFVNDSLCTTLSLQWEPEIIAVALMYLAGKLSKFEVVDWVGRTAKHLRWWDMFVEDVTMDLLEDICHQVLDLYSQPATKSPSQSPPPKPGSRPPSPPPQSAGRQSNGSEKHVQKSPETPVPSAPPPLNTRIPPPSDVPQFPYQTFTHAPPPLSTFAPAPVSFAAHPVNTPPPLTGPPPGPPPLMGGPPPSVFATYSHPPPFTSVLPPPSGPPPFYSNGLPPPSQPPPHRPPFYPPP, from the exons ATGCCTGGATGGTACTACGATAAGAAAGAACTGAGAAATACCCCCTCAATTGCTGCAGGACTTGACTACAAATCGGAAATGCGCTACAGAAAAGAAG GTGCAAGATTTATAATAGACACTGGCATGAAAATGGATCTTGGTTACAATACTACTGCCACAGGAGTTGTATATTTCCATAGGTTTTACATGTTCCATTCATTTCAACAGTTTCCTAGATATGTGACTGCCTGTTGCTGCCTCTTCTTGGCAGGCAAAGTGGAAGAAACtccaaaaaaatgcaaagatataataaaaattgcaagaaatttTCTAACTGAccaaaaatttactatttttggaaATGATCCAAAGGAAGAG gTCATGACGTTAGAAAGAATCCTCCTTCAGACTATAAAATTTGACTTGCAAGTGGAGCACCCATATCAGTTTCTCTTGAAGTATGCAAAATGCTTAAAAGGGGATAAACCTAAACTACAGAAAATGGTTCAGATGGCTTGGACATTTGTTAATGACAGTCTTTGTACCACACTTTCACTGCAATGGGAACCAGAGATTATAGCAGTAGCTTTAATGTATTTAGCAGGGAAACTAAGTAAATTTGAAGTTGTCGATTGGGTGGGAAGGACAGCGAAACATTTGCGCTGGTGGGATATGTTTGTGGAAGATGTTACAATGGATTTATTAGAGGACATTTGTCATCAG GTGTTGGATCTGTATTCACAACCTGCGACGAAGTCACCTTCTCAAAGTCCACCGCCAAAACCGGGCAGTAGGCCTCCATCTCCGCCACCACAGTCGGCTGGTCGTCAATCCAATGGAAGCGAAAAGCATGTGCAAAAATCTCCCGAAACTCCTGTACCATCTGCCCCTCCACCATTAAATACGCGCATTCCTCCACCTTCGGACGTGCCGCAATTTCCGTATCAAACATTCACTCACGCTCCTCCGCCATTAAGTACTTTCGCTCCAGCTCCGGTGTCATTTGCCGCGCATCCAGTTAATACGCCTCCGCCTTTGACCGGTCCACCTCCTGGGCCTCCTCCTCTGATGGGAGGCCCTCCTCCTAGTGTGTTCGCAACGTACAGTCATCCTCCCCCGTTTACATCCGTCCTTCCTCCACCAAGCGGACCGCCTCCGTTTTACAGTAACGGGCTACCGCCTCCCAGTCAGCCCCCACCGCATAGACCTCCTTTTTATCCGCCTCCTTAA
- the eIF2Bbeta gene encoding translation initiation factor eIF2B subunit beta isoform X2 — MELIIRRIKCISQSLPIEATATNIMRHILKVIREEFEVASKKKGESHSLHQLVTGASSNVLDYTQNLSSLKEALLDHLSEYKTELETSAENIAAQASEHIHSNETILTFGTSKTVKMFLKSASKKRSFNVIVVEGAPLYLGHSLAVSLAKNNIQTTVIPDSAVFGMMSRVNKVIIGTHTVLANGGLRAASGIHVVALAAKHYSIPVMVLSHMYKFTPVYLGSNDHEAFNATASPASLIPYSSGQVLNKAEIANTVFDYVPPELVTVFITHQGGNSPSYVYRLLSEVYHPDDYDI, encoded by the exons ATGGAATTAATTATAAGAAGAATTAAATGTATTTCACAAAGTTTGCCAATAGAAGCGACTGCCACAAACATTATGAGACACATTTTGAAAGTTATAAGAGAAGAATTTGAAGTCGCCTCAAAG AAAAAAGGCGAATCACATTCACTGCATCAACTAGTAACAGGGGCGTCTTCGAATGTTCTGGACTATACCCAGAATTTATCGAGCCTTAAGGAAGCTTTGTTAGACCATTTATCTGAATATAAAACTGAACTAGAAACCAG TGCAGAAAATATTGCAGCCCAAGCATCAGAACATATTCATAGCAATGAAACTATACTCACTTTCGGAACGTCGAAGACcgttaaaatgtttttaaagtcTGCTTCAAAGAAAAGGTCATTTAACGTAATTGTAGTGGAAGGCGCTCCGTTATATCTG GGTCACTCCTTAGCTGTTAGCttggcaaaaaataatattcaaacgACAGTAATACCAGATTCCGCAGTTTTTGGCATGATGTCCAGAGTAAATAAAGTGATCATTGGAACTCATACAGTCTTGGCTAATGGTGGTCTAAGAGCAGCGAGTGGAATTCATGTTGTCGCATTAGCGGCTAAACATTACTCAATTCCG GTTATGGTTTTATCCCATATGTATAAATTTACCCCAGTCTATTTGGGTTCAAATGATCACGAAGCGTTCAATGCGACTGCCTCCCCGGCAAGCCTTATTCCGTATTCTTCAGGTCAAGTACTTAATAAAGCTGAAATTGCCAATACGGTGTTCGATTATGTACCTCCCGAATTGGTCACCGTATTTATCACACATCA
- the LOC136416728 gene encoding dnaJ homolog subfamily C member 25 homolog, translating to MFLQIDSSFLLTLCLLYSAEGTLLEGIYCGRENCYDILQLTRDATKNEIAKSYRRLARQYHPDLHRDKEAKQNAEELFKSLANAYEILKDEESRADYDYMLDNPDEYYAHYYRYYRRRVAPKVDVRIVLIVTISIISIVQYYSAWQRYDSAITYFSTVPKYRNKAQDIAKQEGLLPDGTKRGGKKLKVPKDEVEQIIKKVIEDKMDIKGAYAKPKVADVIWIQLIILPYTIFKYIYWYTSWVWRHTIMKHPYIEEEKLHIIRKYLKMGQHQFDSQEDEKKQEFLSKELWIKEKFQEWFAEQEELTKKQLAENNRYKQYRRYLKNHGVGRMTFDDS from the coding sequence atgttccttcaGATTGACTCATCTTTCTTGTTAACATTGTGTTTGTTGTACTCAGCAGAAGGAACACTTCTTGAAGGTATTTACTGTGGAAGAGAAAATTGCTATGATATCCTTCAATTGACTAGAGATGCaaccaaaaatgaaattgcaaaaagttATAGACGATTAGCTAGACAGTACCATCCTGACTTGCACCGAGATAAAGAAGCAAAGCAGAATGCAGAGGAACTGTTCAAGTCCTTAGCAAATGCATATGAGATCTTGAAAGATGAAGAGAGCAGGGCAGATTATGATTACATGTTGGATAATCCTGATGAATACTATGCACATTACTACAGATATTATAGACGGCGAGTTGCTCCAAAAGTAGATGTAAGAATAGTTCTTATAGTTACCATTTCAATCATATCAATTGTACAGTATTATTCTGCCTGGCAAAGATATGATAGTGCAATTACATACTTTAGTACTGTTCCAAAGTATAGGAATAAAGCGCAGGACATTGCCAAGCAAGAAGGACTCTTGCCTGATGGCACAAAGCGTGGTGGCAAGAAGCTAAAAGTGCCAAAAGATGAAGTAgagcaaattattaaaaaagttatagaaGATAAAATGGACATTAAAGGAGCTTATGCCAAACCTAAAGTTGCTGATGTCATTTGGATCCAGTTAATCATCCTACCATacacaatatttaaatacatttactGGTATACTTCATGGGTCTGGAGACATACCATAATGAAGCACCCTTatattgaagaagaaaaactGCATATCATTCGCAAGTACTTAAAAATGGGGCAACATCAATTTGATTCTCAAGAGGATGAAAAGAAACAGGAATTTCTGAGTAAAGAATTATGGATTAAGGAAAAGTTTCAGGAGTGGTTTGCAGAGCAAGAAGAACTAACCAAGAAACAGTTAGCAGAAAATAATAGGTATAAACAATATAGacggtatttaaaaaaccatgGGGTTGGAAGGATGACTTTTGATGACtcttaa